One window from the genome of Garra rufa chromosome 1, GarRuf1.0, whole genome shotgun sequence encodes:
- the LOC141287917 gene encoding alpha-2-macroglobulin-like produces the protein MDEKWDKHCLLQLGLNHVENLLKQSIYPIIIYIKPKDKKGRKFMFESKLLLGHREEDLMEAFQMEELQLETLPVMFSTVEPNTWSCTDELLAVIRSTILSQFFMVTFPAVIESGSGAKLCASLLKPNESLTMTISLLDDKNVATQLVQQISQLEFHRCFSFQAPQADAESVQKLQVVVKGRSFKMIEERKVMFRPYLPLTFIQTDKPIYNPGQTVNFRVVTMDAKFVPLDQMYSLVVVEDNHGNRIGQWTNVSSTRWILELSHQLNPEAQVGMYTLRAFIGDRIISQVFEVKKYVLPKFDVTVAAPQMHSVGDVGLKVEACAKYTYGQPVPGQTLVEVCREPSPYAVVPGLTRVCLNKTAKMNNTGCASLIFSISTFFNTRFENNLQDAFLVNINVTEEGTDVVMFKSTTVSITFEVGKVTFVDLPEFFDHGSTIKAKILATYFNGTPIASKEVYLLDGSQWPNKLLLNLTTDQNGLAVFSLNTANFPEVDLNLVASATSQVVYGYKSPYFSTDMRVIPLLQAATPVTPTFSELTIEKLEQPLKCGTAYPVTVKYSFVGETGDYSVDIIYMVLSRGVIVLHGFQKIQARDFDTVTSGTVSFQLSVGVNMAPVVQILAFCVLPSQNVAAVSAAFDTKMCFNNQVSLQFSPATAVPGEGNVLTVSAQAVSLCGLSAVDQSVLIMEPGRRLSAEAVFNLLPVQSLSDYPFSVEDEQECLNVRPRRAVPTDQAYETFKSMGMKIATNLPIQEPQCLMYRGLNYYRNFRDVKFFRQPVAFAMAEMAPAAVAESVGGESSSSVDVTVRTYFPETWIWQLAQVGESGSTQVPLKVPDTITTWETEAFCLSSKGLGLAPPALLTVFQPFFLELSLPYSIVRGESFELRATVFNYLSKCIMVKVTPTPSSSFTLRSLTDPYSSCLCANARKTFKWVLMASVLGTANVTVSAQAEQSQSLCGNEVVTVPTRGRVDVVTRSLLVLAEGVERTITESWLLCPKGSILSEDVTLIFPRNMIQGSAKCSVSVIGDIMGRALKNLDGLLRVPSGCGEQNMIVLAPNIYILMYLEVTTQLTATIRATAIGYLQSGYQGQLNYRHSDGSYSTFGYDASNTWLTAFVLRSFGLARKFIYIDPNVLQSARDWLISTQGSDGCFMQQGTLYHNDMKGGVGDSVTMTGYIVASLLELGVPVTDPAITKALSCLRSSVGNLGNTYATALLAYTFSLAGETSTRSQLLTALDDTAISEGPKLHWSQTSSGDTLAVEISSYVLLAILAVQPVTTANLGYANRIVNWLVAQQNPYGGFFSTQDTVVALHALSVYAAQVFSLEGSSTVTVQSSVAGGDVYTFEVNRDNRLLFQEKPLKSFPGKYSVKAKGSSCVSVQIACFYNIPTPIKAATTLSVEAKVTGDCQPPGASLMLNFTVK, from the exons atggatgagaagtgg gacaaacactgTCTGCTTCAGCTGGGCCTGAATCATGTGGAGAATCTCCTGAAGCAGAGCATCTATCCTATCATCATTTACATCAAACCCAAAGACAAGAAGGGACGCAAGTTCATGTTTGAATCc AAGCTGTTATTAGGCCACAGAGAGGAGGACCTGATGGAGGCCTTTCAGATGGAGGAGCTGCAGCTGGAGACTCTTCCTGTGATGTTCAGTACAGTGGAGCCAAACACATGGAGCTGCACAGACGAGCTTCTGGCCGTCATACGCAGCACTATCCTGAGCCA GTTCTTCATGGTGACATTTCCTGCAGTGATTGAGTCTGGCTCTGGTGCCAAATTGTGTGCGAGTCTTCTGAAACCCAATGAGAGTCTCACAATGACCATTTCTCTGCTTGATGACAAAAATGTGGCAACTCAACTTGTGCAGCAGATATCTCAGCTGGAGTTTCACCGGTGTTTTAGTTTCCAG GCTCCTCAAGCAGATGCAGAGTCAGTGCAGAAACTGCAGGTGGTGGTTAAAGGGAGGTCCTTCAAAATGATTGAAGAGAGGAAAGTGATGTTCAGACCTTACCTGCCTTTGACATTCATCCAAACAGACAAACCCATCTACAATCCAGGACAAACAG TGAATTTCAGAGTTGTGACCATGGATGCCAAATTTGTTCCTCTTGATCAAATG TACAGTCTGGTGGTGGTGGAG GACAATCATGGAAACCGCATTGGTCAGTGGACAAATGTTTCGTCAACGAGGTGGATATTGGAGCTTTCTCATCAGTTAAATCCAGAAGCTCAGGTTGGGATGTACACACTGAGAGCTTTTATTGGTGACCGAATTATCTCGCAGGTTTTTGAGGTGAAAAAATATG TTTTACCCAAGTTTGATGTCACTGTCGCTGCGCCACAGATGCATAGTGTTGGAGATGTAGGACTGAAGGTGGAGGCTTGTGCCAA GTACACATATGGGCAACCTGTACCTGGTCAAACGTTGGTGGAAGTGTGCCGTGAGCCGTCTCCATACGCTGTGGTTCCGGGCTTGACTCGTGTCTGCCTTAATAAAACTGCCAAG ATGAACAACACCGGCTGTGCCTCCCTTATATTCAGTATATCAACGTTTTTCAACACCAGATTTGAGAATAATCTGCAAGATGCGTTCCTTgttaatataaatgtcactgaGGAGGGAACAG ATGTGGTCATGTTTAAATCCACAACCGTGTCCATTACGTTTGAAGTTGGCAAGGTCACGTTTGTGGACCTCCCAGAGTTTTTTGACCATGGGTCAACGATTAAAGCAAAG ATCTTGGCAACTTATTTCAATGGGACGCCAATCGCAAGCAAGGAGGTTTATCTCCTGGATGGTAGCCAATGGCCAAACAAACTGCTGTTGAATCTGACTACAGACCAGAATGGACTGGCTGTGTTCTCCCTCAACACTGCTAATTTTCCTGAAGTTGATCTGAATCTGGTG GCAAGTGCAACTTCACAGGTTGTTTATGGTTATAAATCACCATACTTCAGTACAGATATGAGGGTAATTCCACTTCTTCAAGCTGCTACTCCCGTCACCCCAACGTTTAGTGAACTGACTATAGAGAAGCTTGAGCAGCCACTGAAATGTGGCACTGCATATCCAGTGACCGTCAAGTATTCCTTTGTTGGAGAGACTGGTGACTACAGTGTTGACATCATCTATATG GTCTTGTCCAGAGGAGTGATCGTTCTGCATGGATTTCAAAAGATTCAAGCAAGGGATTTTGATACCGTCACGAGTGGCACAGTGTCATTTCAGCTGTCTGTTGGTGTCAATATGGCTCCAGTAGTGCAGATTCTGGCTTTCTGTGTTCTTCCCAGTCAAAATGTAGCGGCTGTTAGTGCGGCTTTTGACACGAAAATGTGTTTCAATAACCAG GTGTCTCTGCAGTTCTCCCCGGCTACGGCCGTTCCTGGTGAGGGAAATGTTTTGACTGTCTCTGCTCAAGCAGTATCCCTGTGTGGCCTCAGTGCTGTTGATCAGAGTGTCCTGATCATGGAGCCTGGAAGACGTCTGAGTGCTGAAGCG GTGTTCAACCTTCTCCCAGTGCAATCGCTATCAGATTATCCTTTCAGTGTTGAAGATGAACAGGAATGCCTAAATGTTCGGCCCCGTCGAGCTGTGCCTACAGACCAAGCTTATGAAACCTTCAAG AGCATGGGGATGAAGATTGCAACCAATTTGCCCATCCAAGAACCACAATGCCTGATGTACAGAGGCTTGAATTACTATCGCAACTTCCGTGATG TCAAGTTTTTCCGTCAACCTGTTGCCTTTGCGATGGCTGAAATGGCTCCTGCTGCAGTCGCAGAAAGTGTTGGAGGCGAGAGCAGTTCTTCTGTTGATGTGACCGTCAGGACTTACTTTCCAGAAACGTGGATCTGGCAACTCGCTCAAGTGGG AGAGTCTGGATCCACACAAGTTCCTCTTAAGGTTCCTGACACAATCACAACGTGGGAGACCGAGGCCTTCTGTCTGTCCTCCAAAGGTCTCggtctggctcctcctgctctgcTGACCGTCTTCCAGCCCTTCTTTCTGGAGCTTTCCCTGCCATACTCCATTGTCCGTGGGGAGAGTTTTGAGCTGAGGGCCACAGTCTTTAACTATCTGTCCAAATGCATCATG GTTAAAGTGACTCCAACACCATCCTCAAGCTTCACTCTTCGATCACTTACTGACCCATATTCATCCTGTCTCTGTGCCAATGCGAGGAAGACCTTTAAATGGGTTTTAATGGCTTCTGTTCTAG GAACTGCGAATGTGACGGTCAGCGCTCAGGCTGAACAATCCCAGTCTCTGTGCGGTAATGAGGTTGTGACCGTGCCGACGAGAGGACGTGTTGACGTAGTCACTCGAAGTCTACTTGTTCTG GCTGAAGGAGTTGAAAGGACAATCACTGAGAGTTGGTTACTGTGTCCAAAAG GAAGCATCCTGTCAGAAGATGTGACGCTCATCTTTCCAAGAAACATGATTCAGGGATCAGCCAAATGCTCAGTTTCAGTCATTG GGGACATAATGGGGCGTGCGCTAAAGAATCTTGATGGCTTATTGCGGGTGCCTTCTGGCTGCGGCGAACAGAATATGATAGTTCTTGCTCCCAATATTTACATCCTGATGTATCTGGAAGTCACAACACAGCTCACCGCAACCATCCGAGCAACTGCCATTGGTTACCTTCAGAGCG GATACCAAGGACAGCTGAACTACAGGCACAGTGATGGTTCATACAGCACATTTGGTTACGATGCATCCAATACATG GTTGACCGCCTTCGTCCTGAGATCTTTTGGCCTTGCGAGGAAATTCATTTACATCGATCCGAATGTCCTTCAGAGCGCAAGGGACTGGTTGATAAGCACGCAGGGTTCTGATGGTTGTTTTATGCAGCAGGGAACTCTGTACCACAATGACATGAAG GGTGGAGTGGGGGATAGTGTCACCATGACCGGCTACATCGTTGCATCACTGCTTGAACTAGGTGTCCCTGTCACG GATCCTGCCATTACTAAAGCTCTGTCATGCTTGAGATCTTCTGTTGGGAACCTGGGAAACACCTACGCCACTGCTCTGCTCGCCTACACCTTTAGTCTGGCTGGAGAAACCAGTACTCGATCGCAGCTTTTAACAGCCTTGGACGACACTGCCATTTCTGAAG GTCCTAAACTCCATTGGTCTCAGACTTCATCTGGTGATACTTTGGCAGTGGAAATCAGCTCGTACGTACTGCTAGCCATTCTCGCTGTGCAGCCTGTAACTACAGCCAATCTGGGCTATGCTAACCGCATTGTCAACTGGCTTGTGGCCCAGCAGAATCCCTATGGAGGCTTTTTCTCCACCCAG GACACAGTGGTGGCTCTTCATGCTCTGTCGGTGTATGCTGCTCAAGTGTTCAGCTTGGAGGGATCCAGCACAGTTACCGTTCAGTCGTCAGTGGCAGGAGGAGACGTTTATACCTTCGAAGTGAATCGGGACAACCGGCTGCTTTTTCAGGAGAAGCCGCTGAAGAGCTTTCCAGGCAAATATAGTGTTAAAGCAAAGGGCTCCTCCTGTGTGTCTGTGCAG ATTGCGTGTTTCTACAACATCCCAACACCCATTAAAGCTGCCACAACGCTGAGTGTTGAAGCGAAGGTGACTGGAGATTGTCAGCCGCCTGGAGCCAGTCTCATGCTGAATTTCACAGTGAAGTAA